A single genomic interval of Devosia oryziradicis harbors:
- a CDS encoding murein hydrolase activator EnvC family protein, translated as MALGPVRRLGLLLAGTLLAGAASLPLHAQTDTVAPPAVTPAPAAEPPAATTPAAESATPSAATPVAEPPVDGVLRGTITDAEAPAAEPAPTAADLEAVEASITLSQERIDALKAEIAEMEGDRTRQNAALIAAAQRVKLAEIEVADVEDRLSDLIVRELDVRGRLDGSNAEIANVLAALERITLNPPPALIVDPDDALGSARSAILISAIVPQLRAKADAVTADLKTLTEIKAQALAEEATLKANYAVLEEERLRIATLIAARKQGIAVRSEELAAEEAEAVALAARATTLQELIGNLSERANSVSTAQDASSSADDPDAPALTREQIQVALANSARTEPAIPFGAAKGYLTMPTNGVNVVDYGAGDGFGGISQGISVVTRAEAQVVAPADGWVLYKGPYLNYGQIVILNTGQNYTVLLAGLETVTVDIGQFVQMGMPVGTMGSRTIGRSVTTNAGATQPTLYIELRQNNEPVDPTGWWANPTQSG; from the coding sequence ATGGCGCTCGGGCCGGTCAGGAGATTGGGACTGCTGCTCGCCGGCACGCTGCTGGCCGGCGCCGCGTCCCTGCCTCTCCACGCCCAGACCGACACCGTCGCGCCGCCGGCGGTGACCCCTGCCCCAGCCGCAGAACCGCCTGCTGCGACGACACCAGCCGCCGAGAGCGCGACGCCGTCGGCGGCCACACCAGTTGCCGAGCCACCGGTCGATGGAGTGCTGAGAGGCACGATCACCGACGCGGAAGCGCCAGCCGCGGAACCAGCGCCCACTGCTGCCGACCTCGAGGCGGTCGAAGCATCGATCACGCTCAGCCAGGAGCGGATCGACGCGCTCAAGGCCGAGATCGCCGAGATGGAAGGCGATCGCACGCGGCAGAACGCGGCGCTGATCGCCGCCGCACAGCGGGTCAAGCTGGCCGAGATCGAGGTCGCCGATGTCGAGGACCGGTTGAGCGACCTGATCGTCCGCGAACTGGATGTGCGCGGCCGGCTCGACGGCTCCAATGCCGAAATCGCCAACGTGCTGGCGGCGCTCGAACGCATCACGCTCAATCCCCCGCCCGCGCTGATCGTCGACCCGGACGACGCGCTGGGTTCGGCGCGCAGCGCCATCCTCATCTCGGCCATAGTGCCGCAATTGCGCGCCAAGGCCGATGCCGTCACGGCCGACCTCAAGACGCTCACCGAAATCAAGGCTCAGGCGCTGGCGGAAGAGGCCACGCTCAAGGCCAACTATGCCGTGCTCGAAGAGGAGCGCCTGCGCATCGCCACGCTGATCGCCGCGCGAAAGCAGGGCATCGCCGTACGGAGCGAGGAACTGGCGGCCGAGGAGGCCGAAGCGGTGGCCCTGGCGGCCCGCGCCACCACGCTGCAGGAGCTGATCGGCAACCTGTCCGAACGCGCCAATTCCGTCTCAACGGCGCAGGACGCAAGCAGCAGCGCCGACGATCCCGACGCACCGGCGCTCACGCGCGAGCAGATTCAGGTGGCCCTGGCCAACAGTGCCCGAACCGAACCTGCGATCCCCTTCGGCGCTGCCAAGGGTTACCTGACCATGCCCACCAATGGCGTCAATGTGGTCGACTATGGCGCCGGCGACGGCTTTGGCGGCATCAGCCAGGGAATATCGGTTGTGACCCGTGCCGAGGCGCAGGTGGTAGCGCCTGCCGATGGCTGGGTGCTCTACAAGGGTCCCTACCTCAATTACGGCCAAATCGTCATTCTCAATACCGGGCAGAACTACACCGTGCTGCTCGCCGGCCTTGAAACCGTGACCGTGGATATCGGGCAGTTCGTGCAGATGGGCATGCCCGTCGGCACCATGGGATCACGCACAATTGGGCGCTCCGTAACCACCAATGCTGGCGCGACCCAGCCGACCCTCTATATTGAACTCCGACAAAACAACGAGCCCGTCGATCCGACCGGATGGTGGGCAAACCCGACACAGAGTGGATAG
- the rlmH gene encoding 23S rRNA (pseudouridine(1915)-N(3))-methyltransferase RlmH: MRIAIAAVGRMKAGPERELVARYLDRAAGGGKPLALVGFDVIELGESRASSAASRKTDEAKALRAALPDGIVVALDERGKSIGSQAFANQVARWRDDGRPATSFIIGGADGIDPDLVKSADLVLSFSPMVWPHQLVRIMLAEQLYRTTTILSGHPYHRGD, translated from the coding sequence ATGCGCATAGCCATTGCAGCCGTCGGCCGCATGAAGGCCGGGCCCGAGCGGGAACTGGTCGCCCGCTATCTCGATCGCGCCGCCGGTGGCGGCAAGCCGCTGGCGCTTGTTGGATTCGACGTCATCGAGCTCGGCGAATCCCGTGCCTCCTCCGCGGCGAGCCGCAAGACTGACGAGGCCAAGGCGCTGCGGGCAGCCTTGCCGGACGGCATCGTGGTCGCGCTCGACGAACGCGGCAAATCCATCGGTTCCCAGGCCTTTGCCAACCAGGTTGCGCGCTGGCGCGACGATGGCCGGCCCGCCACCAGCTTCATCATCGGCGGCGCCGACGGCATCGACCCTGACCTGGTCAAATCCGCCGACCTAGTGCTGAGCTTTTCGCCCATGGTCTGGCCGCACCAGCTGGTGCGCATCATGCTCGCCGAGCAGCTTTACCGGACCACGACGATCCTGAGCGGGCATCCCTATCACCGCGGCGATTGA
- the rsfS gene encoding ribosome silencing factor has protein sequence MAPLPENTITQSEVPVAAPERPMIDVILDCLDDAKAEEIVAVDITGKSSLADHMVVASGRSQRHVGAVADQMISALRDAGYGKPRVEGLPHCDWVLVDAGDVIVHIFRPEVREFYNIEKMWQADFAADAH, from the coding sequence ATGGCCCCGCTGCCCGAGAATACCATCACCCAGTCCGAAGTGCCCGTAGCGGCCCCGGAACGCCCCATGATCGATGTGATCCTCGATTGCCTTGACGATGCCAAGGCCGAGGAGATCGTTGCCGTGGACATCACCGGCAAGTCGTCGCTCGCCGACCATATGGTCGTGGCGTCCGGCCGCTCGCAGCGCCATGTCGGCGCCGTGGCCGATCAGATGATCTCGGCCCTGCGCGACGCCGGCTATGGCAAGCCACGGGTCGAGGGCCTGCCGCATTGCGACTGGGTCCTGGTCGATGCCGGCGATGTCATCGTCCACATCTTCCGCCCCGAAGTGCGCGAATTCTACAATATCGAAAAGATGTGGCAGGCCGACTTCGCGGCCGACGCACACTGA
- a CDS encoding nicotinate-nucleotide adenylyltransferase — protein MTLRHPFRIPGITELPPSGRGMRIGLFGGSFNPIHDGHRLVVEETLRRLELDALWVLVTPGNPLKSHKELAPLADRVIAARHLLDDPRVKVTGFEAAHGFTYSWQTVRFLTQAMPDRRFVWIMGADNLVDFQRWERWRDIAAMVPMAVYVRPGSSRRAPVSMAASYLARWRVDEDDAPRLASLRAPAWVYLHGRQSTLSSSAIRAGRQQVKPK, from the coding sequence TTGACCCTGCGCCATCCCTTTCGCATCCCGGGCATAACCGAGCTGCCGCCCTCCGGGCGCGGCATGCGCATCGGCCTGTTTGGCGGCAGCTTCAATCCCATCCATGACGGCCACCGCCTCGTCGTCGAAGAGACGCTGCGCCGGCTCGAACTGGATGCACTCTGGGTTCTGGTGACGCCGGGTAACCCTCTCAAGAGCCACAAGGAGCTGGCCCCGCTCGCCGACCGGGTCATTGCGGCGCGACACCTGCTCGACGACCCCCGGGTCAAGGTGACCGGCTTCGAAGCCGCGCACGGCTTCACCTATTCGTGGCAGACCGTGCGCTTCCTCACCCAGGCCATGCCCGACCGGCGGTTCGTCTGGATCATGGGCGCCGACAATCTGGTGGATTTCCAGCGCTGGGAGCGCTGGCGCGACATAGCCGCCATGGTGCCGATGGCCGTCTATGTCCGGCCCGGCTCGAGCCGGCGCGCGCCAGTCTCGATGGCCGCCAGCTACCTGGCCCGCTGGCGGGTCGACGAGGACGATGCGCCCCGGCTGGCCAGTCTGAGAGCGCCGGCCTGGGTCTATCTGCACGGCCGGCAATCAACATTGTCGTCTTCGGCAATAAGGGCAGGGCGGCAACAGGTTAAGCCAAAATGA
- a CDS encoding glutamate-5-semialdehyde dehydrogenase yields MSLAEASLPSIATVMAEIGRNARLGAKALAIATPEQKRRALTVAAGAINAHRKAILAANAQDMAAAEAKGISKAFLDRLLLTDARIDGIVEAVRTIAELPDPVGATIDEWDRPNGLHIERVRTPLGVIGVIFESRPNVTADAGALCIKSGNAVILRGGSDSFHSSKAIVECMLDGLHAAGLPVECLQLVPTTDRAAVGEMLKGLDGNIDVIVPRGGKTLVARVQNEARVPVFAHLEGLVHVYIDKSADLAKAVSVTLNAKMRRTGVCGAAETLLVHKDVVATHLKPIIEALIAKGCEIRGDAQVMALIPTAKPATEEDWRTEYEDAIISVKVVDSLEAAIAHIEHYSSHHTEAIISEDPASVEKFFNEIDSAILLHNASTQFADGGEFGFGGEIGIATGKMHARGPVGVEQLTSFKYRIRGNGQTRP; encoded by the coding sequence ATGAGCTTAGCTGAGGCCAGCCTGCCCTCGATTGCCACTGTCATGGCCGAGATCGGCCGCAACGCACGCCTGGGGGCCAAGGCCCTGGCCATTGCGACCCCTGAGCAGAAGCGTCGCGCGCTGACCGTGGCCGCCGGCGCCATCAACGCCCATCGCAAGGCCATCCTGGCCGCCAATGCCCAGGACATGGCGGCGGCCGAAGCCAAGGGCATTTCCAAGGCTTTCCTTGACCGCCTGTTGCTGACAGATGCGCGCATCGACGGCATCGTCGAGGCCGTCAGGACCATTGCCGAACTGCCCGACCCCGTCGGCGCCACGATTGACGAATGGGATCGGCCCAATGGCCTGCATATCGAGCGCGTACGCACGCCGCTCGGGGTCATCGGCGTCATCTTCGAGTCGCGGCCCAATGTCACCGCCGATGCCGGCGCGCTCTGCATCAAGTCGGGCAATGCCGTCATCCTGCGCGGCGGCAGCGACAGCTTCCATTCGAGCAAGGCCATCGTCGAATGCATGCTCGACGGCCTGCATGCTGCCGGATTGCCGGTAGAATGCTTGCAGCTTGTTCCCACGACGGATCGGGCTGCAGTCGGCGAGATGCTCAAGGGGCTCGACGGCAATATCGACGTCATCGTCCCCCGTGGCGGCAAGACCCTGGTGGCTCGCGTCCAGAACGAGGCACGCGTACCGGTCTTCGCCCATCTCGAAGGCCTGGTGCACGTCTATATCGACAAATCGGCAGACCTCGCCAAAGCCGTCAGCGTCACGCTCAACGCCAAGATGCGCCGCACCGGCGTCTGCGGCGCCGCCGAGACGCTGCTGGTGCACAAGGATGTCGTCGCCACCCATCTCAAGCCCATCATCGAGGCGTTGATCGCAAAGGGCTGCGAAATCCGCGGCGATGCGCAGGTCATGGCGCTTATCCCCACCGCCAAGCCGGCAACGGAAGAAGATTGGCGCACCGAATACGAGGACGCCATCATCTCGGTGAAGGTGGTCGATAGCCTCGAAGCGGCGATTGCCCATATCGAGCACTATTCCAGCCACCACACCGAGGCGATCATCTCGGAAGACCCCGCTTCGGTCGAAAAATTCTTCAACGAGATCGACTCGGCCATCCTGCTGCACAATGCCTCGACCCAGTTCGCCGATGGCGGCGAATTCGGTTTTGGCGGCGAGATCGGCATCGCCACCGGCAAGATGCATGCGCGCGGGCCGGTCGGCGTCGAGCAGCTGACCAGCTTCAAATACCGCATCCGCGGCAACGGCCAGACGAGGCCCTGA
- the proB gene encoding glutamate 5-kinase — translation MSANALAPYRRLTIKIGSALLVDKAGKLRGQWLADLASDIAAIKSAGSDVVIVSSGAIALGRGLLGLSAVTLTLEQSQAAASAGQIALSQAWAEALGRHQIVTGQILITPNITEERRYYLNARTTIQTLLGLGAIPIINENDSVATAEIRYGDNDRLSARVATMIEADCLVLLSDVDGLYTAPPAKDPDAEHLPVVKAITAGIEAMAGGAASHLSRGGMTTKVEAGKIATLAGTAMIIAKGTEAHPLRSLTEGGRHTLFLPAQSRAQARKRWIMGTLAVAGTIQVDAGAARALLTGKSLLPIGVTKVTGDFERGDAIAVVNPDGVEIARALVGLDSDEARLVMGKRSDAVIELLGTGNRAALVHRDNMVLVGAKEDANELS, via the coding sequence ATGAGCGCCAATGCCCTCGCGCCTTATAGGCGCCTGACCATCAAGATCGGCTCCGCCCTGCTTGTCGACAAGGCCGGCAAGCTACGCGGCCAATGGCTGGCTGACCTGGCTTCCGATATCGCGGCGATCAAGTCCGCCGGCAGCGACGTGGTCATCGTCTCCTCGGGCGCGATTGCGCTCGGTCGGGGCCTGCTCGGGCTATCGGCTGTGACACTGACCCTGGAGCAAAGCCAGGCTGCCGCCAGCGCCGGGCAGATTGCCCTGAGCCAGGCCTGGGCAGAGGCCCTTGGGCGGCACCAGATCGTCACCGGACAGATCCTGATCACCCCCAACATCACCGAGGAACGGCGCTACTATCTCAATGCCCGCACCACGATCCAGACGCTGCTGGGCCTGGGCGCCATTCCCATCATCAACGAGAATGACAGCGTCGCCACCGCCGAAATCCGTTATGGCGACAATGACCGGCTGTCGGCCCGCGTCGCCACCATGATCGAGGCCGATTGCCTGGTGCTGCTCTCCGATGTCGATGGGCTCTATACCGCTCCCCCGGCCAAGGATCCCGACGCCGAGCACCTGCCGGTCGTCAAGGCCATCACCGCCGGCATCGAGGCCATGGCAGGCGGCGCGGCCAGCCACCTGTCGCGCGGCGGCATGACCACCAAGGTCGAGGCCGGCAAGATCGCGACCCTGGCCGGCACCGCCATGATCATCGCCAAGGGCACCGAGGCCCATCCCCTCAGGTCGCTGACCGAAGGTGGGCGGCATACCTTGTTCCTCCCCGCGCAGAGCCGCGCCCAGGCGCGCAAGCGCTGGATCATGGGCACCCTGGCCGTAGCGGGCACCATCCAGGTCGATGCCGGTGCGGCGCGCGCGCTGCTGACGGGCAAGTCGCTCCTGCCCATTGGGGTCACCAAGGTGACCGGTGACTTCGAACGCGGCGACGCCATTGCGGTCGTCAACCCGGATGGGGTCGAGATCGCCCGGGCCCTGGTGGGCCTCGACAGCGACGAGGCGCGCCTCGTGATGGGCAAGCGCAGCGACGCCGTGATCGAATTGCTTGGTACCGGCAACCGCGCAGCCCTGGTGCATCGCGACAACATGGTGCTGGTTGGAGCCAAGGAGGACGCAAATGAGCTTAGCTGA
- the obgE gene encoding GTPase ObgE produces MKFLDQAKVYIRSGDGGAGAVSFLREKFVEFGGPNGGNGGRGGDIVLECVDGLNTLIDYRYQQHFKAKTGTHGMGKQRTGADGADVVLRVPVGTQVFEDDNETLIADMTEVGQRVVLLSGGNGGFGNAHFKTSSNQAPRHANPGQQGVEKWVWLRLKLIADAGLVGLPNAGKSTFLAAVSAAKPKIADYPFTTLHPNLGVVSIGERDFVLADIPGLIEGASEGAGIGDRFLGHIERCGVLIHLIDGTQDDVKQAYQTIRSELAAYDERLAEKPEIVVLNKVDAIEPDDLKEKLKVLKKVSKQDVLLVSGVTGKGVEQVLYDVIGVLDEEKAAKAEAERRKAEPNWAP; encoded by the coding sequence ATGAAGTTCCTCGACCAGGCCAAGGTCTATATCCGCTCCGGCGACGGCGGGGCCGGCGCGGTCTCGTTCCTGCGCGAAAAGTTCGTCGAATTCGGCGGACCCAACGGCGGCAATGGCGGCCGTGGTGGCGACATCGTGCTCGAATGCGTTGATGGCCTCAACACGCTGATCGACTATCGCTACCAGCAACATTTCAAGGCCAAGACCGGCACCCATGGCATGGGCAAGCAGCGCACCGGTGCCGATGGTGCCGACGTGGTACTGCGTGTTCCCGTGGGTACGCAGGTCTTCGAGGACGACAACGAGACGCTGATCGCCGACATGACCGAGGTTGGCCAGCGCGTGGTGCTGCTCTCGGGCGGCAATGGCGGCTTTGGCAATGCCCATTTCAAGACCAGCTCCAACCAGGCCCCGCGCCACGCCAATCCCGGCCAGCAGGGCGTCGAGAAGTGGGTCTGGCTGCGGCTCAAGCTGATCGCCGACGCAGGCCTGGTTGGCCTTCCCAATGCCGGCAAATCGACCTTCCTGGCCGCCGTTTCGGCCGCCAAGCCCAAGATCGCCGACTATCCCTTCACCACGCTCCACCCCAATCTGGGCGTGGTGTCGATCGGCGAGCGCGATTTCGTCCTGGCCGATATTCCGGGCCTGATCGAAGGCGCCAGCGAAGGCGCCGGCATCGGTGACCGGTTCTTGGGCCATATCGAGCGCTGCGGCGTTTTGATCCACCTGATCGATGGTACGCAGGACGACGTGAAGCAGGCCTACCAGACCATTCGTTCCGAACTTGCCGCCTATGACGAGCGGCTGGCCGAAAAGCCCGAAATCGTGGTGCTCAACAAGGTCGACGCCATCGAGCCGGACGACCTCAAGGAAAAGCTCAAGGTGCTCAAGAAGGTCAGCAAGCAGGATGTGCTGCTGGTTTCGGGCGTGACGGGCAAGGGTGTCGAGCAGGTACTCTACGACGTGATCGGCGTGCTTGACGAAGAGAAGGCCGCCAAGGCCGAAGCCGAACGCCGGAAGGCAGAGCCGAACTGGGCCCCCTGA
- a CDS encoding GNAT family N-acetyltransferase yields MNVTLRTPRFMLRPAQVGDAEPIARYLNNIAVSGNLARVPFPYHLSDAKAWLKTRLPNLPAEATNFAIDLPGEGLVGQVGFHRGPAGPIIGYWLGQPYWGRGIMTEAVIASLDWLFSVSDEPAVYSGVFHFNAASLAIQTKLGFTQTGRSTLLCLARGAEVEHIDTIMTRSVWKARNK; encoded by the coding sequence ATGAATGTCACTTTGCGGACACCCCGCTTCATGCTGCGCCCCGCCCAAGTTGGCGACGCCGAGCCGATCGCCCGCTACCTCAACAATATCGCCGTGTCGGGCAACCTGGCGCGGGTGCCCTTTCCCTATCACCTGAGCGACGCCAAGGCATGGCTCAAGACGCGGCTGCCCAACCTGCCGGCCGAGGCGACCAACTTCGCCATCGACCTGCCGGGCGAGGGGCTGGTTGGCCAGGTCGGTTTCCATCGCGGACCGGCCGGGCCGATCATCGGCTATTGGCTGGGCCAGCCCTATTGGGGTCGTGGCATCATGACCGAAGCGGTGATCGCCAGCCTCGACTGGCTTTTTTCGGTCTCCGATGAACCGGCGGTCTATTCCGGCGTGTTCCATTTCAATGCCGCCTCGCTGGCGATCCAGACCAAGCTCGGATTCACCCAAACCGGACGCTCAACCCTGCTCTGCCTTGCGCGGGGCGCCGAGGTGGAGCATATCGACACAATCATGACGCGTAGCGTCTGGAAGGCCCGAAACAAATGA
- a CDS encoding GNAT family N-acetyltransferase — protein sequence MISIRTERLILRQPCLDDAPCYALGIGEYEVARFLTPVPYPYSLAMAVDWLRQARPATPQQSTLIIDLPGKGVIGCVSLLSELGFWIARPHWNKGYVTEAATALLDWHFAGCDRDVVMSSAHHDNLASLAVQKKLGFVPARREIRFSQTLQHNVDHVVTTLSRQDWQLRRRA from the coding sequence ATGATATCCATTCGTACCGAACGGCTGATCCTGCGCCAACCCTGCCTGGACGATGCCCCCTGTTATGCCCTCGGCATCGGCGAGTATGAAGTGGCGCGGTTCCTCACGCCCGTGCCCTATCCCTATTCGCTGGCCATGGCGGTCGACTGGCTTCGCCAAGCGCGTCCGGCCACACCGCAGCAGTCGACCCTGATCATCGACTTGCCCGGCAAGGGCGTTATCGGCTGCGTCTCGCTGCTATCTGAACTCGGCTTCTGGATCGCCCGGCCGCACTGGAACAAGGGCTATGTGACCGAAGCAGCCACGGCCTTGCTCGACTGGCACTTTGCCGGCTGCGACCGGGACGTGGTCATGTCCAGCGCCCATCACGATAATCTGGCCTCCCTGGCGGTGCAGAAGAAGCTCGGCTTCGTGCCGGCGCGCCGCGAAATACGGTTCAGCCAGACGCTGCAACACAATGTCGACCATGTCGTTACCACCCTGTCGCGGCAGGATTGGCAATTGCGGAGGCGCGCATGA
- a CDS encoding GNAT family N-acetyltransferase — protein MDSIKDRLPASITTDRLVLTTPTLAHVPDIARLANNQRIYEVMARLPFPYTEADARFFVEEIVPSQDETCYAITRDGVFMGIVGLTYHGDSAPQLGYWLGEEYWGRGFATEAACAVVAAAKAAGVPALRSRALVGNAGSRNVLRKTGFAEIAHETETINNLAGRQLVLMHLELDR, from the coding sequence ATGGACAGCATCAAGGATCGCCTCCCGGCCTCGATCACGACGGACCGCCTGGTGCTGACTACCCCCACCCTGGCGCATGTGCCCGACATCGCCCGCCTCGCCAACAACCAGCGCATCTACGAGGTCATGGCGCGGCTGCCCTTCCCCTATACGGAGGCCGACGCGCGGTTCTTCGTCGAGGAGATCGTCCCCAGCCAGGACGAGACCTGCTACGCCATCACGCGCGACGGCGTCTTCATGGGCATTGTCGGGCTGACCTATCACGGCGACAGCGCGCCCCAGCTGGGCTACTGGCTGGGCGAGGAATATTGGGGCCGTGGCTTTGCCACGGAGGCGGCATGCGCTGTGGTCGCGGCAGCGAAAGCCGCGGGCGTTCCAGCACTGCGTTCACGGGCGCTGGTCGGCAATGCCGGGTCGCGCAATGTGCTTCGCAAGACCGGCTTCGCAGAAATCGCCCACGAGACTGAAACCATCAATAACCTGGCCGGCCGGCAACTAGTGCTGATGCATCTGGAGCTGGACAGATGA
- the rpmA gene encoding 50S ribosomal protein L27 gives MAHKKAGGSSRNGRDTAGRRLGVKKFGGEAVVGGNIIIRQRGTKWHPGTGVGLGKDHTIYALIDGTVAFRTRANSQVFVSVVPAEAAE, from the coding sequence ATGGCACACAAAAAAGCAGGCGGTTCATCCCGCAACGGTCGTGATACCGCTGGCCGTCGTCTCGGCGTCAAGAAGTTCGGTGGCGAAGCTGTCGTTGGCGGCAACATCATCATCCGCCAGCGCGGCACCAAGTGGCATCCCGGTACCGGCGTCGGCCTGGGCAAGGATCACACCATCTATGCACTGATCGACGGCACCGTCGCGTTCCGAACCCGTGCGAATTCGCAGGTGTTCGTTTCCGTCGTCCCGGCAGAGGCCGCCGAATAA
- the rplU gene encoding 50S ribosomal protein L21: MTFAVIKTGGKQYKVAANDVLKIEKLDAEAGTIVTFDQVLMVGDTVGAPLVEGALVAAELLDTKKQKTVIILKKNRRHNYRRRNGHRQLLSTVRITEILTGGAKPTIKAAGVAASTESVSEAAPKAKKAAAPKAEAATEAKAPAKKAAPKKAETKAAAETTEDTAAEKPAKKAPAAKKAAPKADKE, encoded by the coding sequence ATGACTTTCGCCGTGATCAAGACCGGTGGCAAGCAGTACAAGGTTGCCGCCAACGACGTTCTCAAGATTGAAAAGCTCGATGCCGAAGCTGGCACCATCGTCACCTTCGACCAGGTACTGATGGTTGGTGACACCGTCGGTGCTCCGCTCGTCGAAGGCGCGCTTGTCGCTGCCGAACTGCTCGACACCAAGAAGCAGAAGACGGTCATCATTCTCAAGAAGAACCGTCGCCACAATTACCGCCGCCGCAATGGCCACCGCCAGCTGCTGTCGACCGTACGCATCACCGAGATCCTGACCGGCGGCGCCAAGCCGACGATCAAGGCTGCCGGCGTTGCCGCCTCGACCGAGAGCGTGAGCGAAGCCGCGCCCAAGGCCAAGAAGGCTGCTGCCCCCAAGGCTGAAGCCGCCACCGAAGCCAAGGCTCCGGCAAAGAAGGCCGCGCCCAAGAAGGCTGAAACCAAGGCCGCTGCCGAAACCACCGAAGACACCGCTGCTGAAAAGCCGGCGAAGAAGGCCCCCGCTGCCAAGAAGGCCGCGCCCAAGGCCGACAAGGAATAA
- a CDS encoding MBL fold metallo-hydrolase, producing MLRRREVIAGMATLPLATLAGGSLAWAQANVKLEGDIVATDDGDITVHPVEHASLVLGFGGEAIYVDPVGGASRYAGLPSPTAILVTHGHGDHFDIPTLEAIAGAAPILTSQEVFDQLPEALRANASAIANGDDVSLNGMIVRAVPAHNMTADRMRYHPVGVGNGYVVTLGQKLVYIAGDTEPTDAMLALRGIDIAFLPMNLPYTMSPDQAVEALNVFKPRIAYPYHYGDSDLSILEKRLGPDTELRLLDWYPGGSQS from the coding sequence ATGCTGAGGCGCCGTGAAGTAATAGCCGGCATGGCAACGCTGCCACTGGCGACGCTGGCAGGTGGAAGCCTGGCCTGGGCCCAGGCCAATGTGAAGCTCGAGGGCGACATCGTGGCGACTGATGACGGTGACATCACCGTTCATCCGGTTGAACATGCCAGCCTGGTGCTCGGCTTTGGCGGTGAAGCCATCTATGTCGACCCGGTGGGAGGCGCTTCACGCTATGCCGGACTGCCGTCCCCGACCGCCATCCTGGTGACCCATGGTCATGGCGATCATTTCGACATTCCCACGCTTGAGGCGATCGCCGGAGCAGCCCCCATCCTGACCAGCCAGGAAGTCTTCGATCAACTGCCCGAGGCGCTCAGGGCCAATGCCAGCGCCATCGCCAATGGCGACGACGTCAGCCTCAACGGCATGATCGTTCGGGCCGTGCCGGCGCACAACATGACGGCGGATCGGATGCGTTACCATCCGGTGGGGGTGGGCAACGGCTATGTCGTCACGCTGGGCCAGAAGCTGGTCTATATAGCGGGTGACACCGAGCCGACCGACGCCATGCTCGCCCTGCGTGGCATCGACATTGCCTTCCTGCCCATGAACCTGCCCTATACCATGTCACCCGACCAGGCCGTCGAGGCGCTCAACGTCTTCAAGCCGCGCATTGCCTATCCCTACCATTACGGCGACAGCGACCTCTCGATCCTCGAAAAGCGCCTTGGGCCAGATACCGAACTGCGCCTGCTCGACTGGTATCCAGGCGGCTCCCAATCCTAG
- a CDS encoding gamma-glutamylcyclotransferase family protein, translating to MLFVYGTLQDADILGAVLGRAVDTTRLRPAMAPGYRAVTYPGRVYPALVISAPDHAPGLLLEGLSRDDLAMLDAFEGLEYRRQSIAVTFWEERHQADAYLPVAAIPLGAPAWSLADWTSLHKPAVLGEERATAVALRQRLSSRPPS from the coding sequence ATGCTCTTCGTCTATGGCACGCTGCAGGATGCCGACATCCTGGGTGCCGTGCTTGGCCGTGCGGTTGATACGACCCGCCTGCGTCCGGCCATGGCGCCCGGCTATCGGGCCGTGACCTATCCCGGCCGGGTCTATCCGGCCCTGGTGATATCGGCCCCGGATCACGCACCCGGCCTGCTGCTCGAAGGTCTTTCCCGGGACGACCTCGCCATGCTCGACGCTTTCGAGGGCCTGGAATATCGACGCCAAAGCATTGCGGTAACCTTTTGGGAGGAACGGCACCAGGCCGACGCCTATTTGCCAGTCGCGGCCATACCATTAGGCGCTCCCGCCTGGTCGCTGGCTGATTGGACATCCCTGCACAAGCCAGCTGTTCTGGGGGAGGAGCGGGCCACGGCCGTCGCCTTGCGACAGCGCCTGTCGTCGCGTCCGCCATCGTGA